In Prosthecochloris sp. GSB1, the following proteins share a genomic window:
- a CDS encoding BamA/TamA family outer membrane protein has product MFSLRNILQPCSAAFLLAVLLLSARVGPCLAEENESTGPEVKKISIGGNRAIDKEELLQVMSTTKGKPFVQETFDRDIALIGKLYAYKGYFETVVDTSVSSREKDGKILIGITIEENMPALIDSVSHLGLDAIPDTLKNAYLSGSAIHADSVFTVDALIDERDRTIDFFREYGYAFMDEDSIRIQVDTTSANAGVLVNVRLPGLLRYGPLRAVVHDPLTSDDPSRLRTVRKDDIDIDIYGGQKMSPKLVTSLTAYRPGEITRQSLQRKTLRNFGATNVFSSVFIKKDSVSDGMLHTSLHLEPKPKHLLEPKIFADNRYGDLFLGASVKYENKNLFGAAENLTVKTDFGTQLGESDDLLDNLEEDQYSAYRSYELGITANLVKPDIERPGNLYTATAEYTRSRLPILLDNQKGMFRASYSAELTRQSRLNVDFFELEWVKKDSLDGFRQLFVTDLSKRLDIDPLDEAAVDNSLDSLLQTNINQTLRVQYSYSNRNVPERKFTYNWNGSFEAVGSLVYLIDEYLDTGGYEGFTDGDPQIFGTPYSQFLKLSGQFSFARDLDEQQQIAGRVFLGAMTPYGKADDTPDERRFYAGGPNSMRGWLFNTLGPGSNGSEAAAGLGADIKIEANLEYRLKFFKLFGYPSGVALFTDAGNIWDRSGPYGLTLESFYSDIAWDAGLGLRIGSPIGPFRFDFAWKLHDPSQAEPWRLSNWRPGDFTFNFGIGEAF; this is encoded by the coding sequence TCGACCGGGATATAGCGCTGATCGGCAAGCTCTACGCTTACAAGGGTTACTTTGAGACGGTCGTCGACACATCCGTCAGCAGCCGGGAAAAGGACGGCAAAATCCTCATCGGAATCACGATCGAGGAAAACATGCCCGCCCTGATAGACTCGGTCTCCCACCTGGGTCTCGACGCCATTCCGGACACCCTTAAAAACGCCTATCTTTCCGGATCGGCGATCCATGCCGACTCCGTGTTCACGGTCGACGCGCTCATCGATGAACGCGACAGGACAATCGACTTCTTCAGGGAATACGGCTACGCTTTCATGGACGAGGACAGCATCCGCATACAGGTCGATACCACCAGCGCGAATGCCGGCGTCCTCGTCAACGTTCGGCTTCCTGGCCTCCTTCGCTACGGTCCTCTGCGCGCGGTCGTCCACGATCCCCTTACATCGGACGATCCTTCCCGTCTCAGAACGGTCAGAAAGGACGATATCGATATCGACATATACGGCGGGCAGAAAATGTCGCCGAAACTCGTAACGAGCCTTACGGCATACCGTCCCGGCGAGATCACCAGGCAGTCGTTGCAGCGCAAGACGCTGAGGAATTTCGGCGCGACGAACGTCTTTTCCTCGGTATTCATAAAAAAAGACTCCGTCAGCGATGGCATGCTGCACACATCGCTTCACCTTGAGCCCAAACCGAAACACCTTCTCGAGCCGAAAATTTTTGCCGACAACCGCTACGGAGACCTGTTCCTGGGCGCGTCGGTGAAGTACGAAAACAAGAACCTCTTCGGGGCGGCCGAAAACCTGACGGTCAAGACCGACTTCGGCACACAGCTCGGCGAATCGGACGACCTGCTGGACAACCTGGAGGAGGACCAGTACAGCGCCTACCGTTCCTACGAACTCGGAATCACCGCGAACCTGGTCAAACCCGATATCGAACGCCCCGGCAACCTCTACACCGCGACCGCGGAATACACCCGTTCCCGGCTACCGATACTGCTCGATAACCAGAAAGGCATGTTCCGGGCGAGCTACAGCGCCGAACTCACCCGGCAATCGCGGTTGAACGTCGATTTCTTCGAACTCGAATGGGTAAAAAAAGACTCACTCGACGGCTTCAGGCAACTGTTCGTCACTGACCTGTCGAAACGTCTTGACATCGATCCCCTCGACGAGGCCGCGGTCGATAACAGCCTCGACAGCCTTCTGCAGACGAATATCAACCAGACATTGCGCGTACAGTACTCCTATTCGAACCGGAACGTGCCCGAAAGAAAATTCACCTATAACTGGAACGGTAGTTTCGAAGCCGTGGGCAGCCTTGTCTACCTGATCGACGAATACCTTGACACGGGGGGCTACGAAGGATTTACGGACGGAGATCCCCAGATTTTCGGAACCCCCTATTCGCAATTTCTCAAGCTGAGCGGTCAGTTCAGTTTCGCCCGCGACCTGGACGAGCAGCAGCAGATCGCAGGGCGGGTGTTTCTCGGGGCTATGACGCCCTACGGCAAGGCGGACGATACTCCCGACGAACGGCGCTTTTACGCGGGGGGACCGAACAGCATGCGGGGCTGGCTCTTCAACACATTGGGACCGGGAAGCAACGGCAGCGAAGCCGCAGCGGGCCTTGGCGCTGACATCAAGATCGAAGCCAACCTGGAATACCGCCTGAAATTCTTCAAACTTTTTGGATACCCTTCGGGAGTGGCGCTGTTCACCGACGCGGGAAACATCTGGGACAGAAGCGGCCCTTACGGACTGACCCTGGAATCCTTTTACAGCGATATCGCATGGGACGCGGGTCTCGGCCTGCGCATAGGCTCGCCTATCGGACCGTTCCGCTTCGATTTCGCGTGGAAACTTCACGACCCGTCACAGGCAGAACCCTGGAGGCTCTCGAACTGGCGGCCAGGCGACTTCACGTTCAACTTCGGCATTGGAGAAGCGTTCTGA
- the rpe gene encoding ribulose-phosphate 3-epimerase: MREKTTLLAPSILSADFTNLARSIETAEKAGADWIHCDVMDGHFVPNITFGPFIVQAIAKCTNLVIDTHLMISDPDRYIEDFIKAGSNQVTVHQETCPHLHRSIQLIRDNGAKAGVSINPATPVSTLESILPDLDLVLLMSVNPGFGGQKFIPSSIAKIRRLDDMRNALNPDMTIAVDGGVTVHNAQELVSAGADALIAGTAFFRAENPAEAAAKIRSATR; the protein is encoded by the coding sequence ATGCGGGAAAAAACGACACTTCTTGCCCCTTCCATTCTTTCGGCCGACTTCACCAACCTCGCGCGTTCGATTGAAACGGCGGAAAAGGCAGGCGCGGACTGGATCCACTGCGACGTGATGGACGGCCATTTCGTGCCCAACATAACCTTCGGACCGTTTATCGTGCAGGCCATCGCGAAATGCACGAACCTCGTGATCGATACGCATCTGATGATTTCCGATCCCGACCGCTATATCGAGGACTTCATCAAGGCCGGCTCCAACCAGGTGACGGTTCATCAGGAAACCTGCCCGCACCTCCACCGCAGCATACAGCTCATCAGAGACAACGGAGCGAAAGCCGGGGTATCGATCAATCCGGCGACGCCGGTATCGACCCTCGAATCGATCCTGCCCGATCTCGACCTCGTGCTGCTCATGTCGGTCAATCCCGGTTTCGGCGGCCAGAAATTCATTCCCTCGTCCATCGCAAAAATCCGCCGACTCGACGATATGCGCAATGCCCTCAATCCGGATATGACCATAGCCGTCGATGGCGGAGTGACCGTGCACAACGCCCAGGAACTCGTATCGGCGGGCGCCGACGCGCTTATTGCCGGAACGGCTTTTTTCAGGGCCGAAAATCCTGCTGAAGCCGCGGCGAAAATCAGGTCCGCTACCAGGTAA
- the carB gene encoding carbamoyl-phosphate synthase large subunit — MPKREDIQSILVIGAGPIVIGQACEFDYSGTQACKALKEDGYRVILVNSNPATIMTDIEFADSTYIEPITPEYVRKIIEKEKPDALLPTMGGQTALNTAVSLAESGVLERNGVELIGAKLRAIRKAENRELFSDAMKRLGLEMAKGYFVRNEKEAKEALEDIGLPIVIRPSFTLGGTGGGFAETKADYYDAVRRGIAESPIDEVLVEECLVGWKEFELEVIRDLADNVIIVCSIENVDPMGVHTGDSITVAPAQTLSDRQYQELRDASIKIIREIGVETGGSNIQFAIHPENGRIIVIEMNPRVSRSSALASKATGFPIAKVAAKLAVGYTLDEIQNDITKSTPACFEPVIDYCVVKVPRWDFEKFKNVDSRLGVQMKSVGEVMAFGRNFREALQKSLRGLEIGRAGLGCDGKDIMNIVDMTQQQKKFAKEDILEKIKIPKADRMFYLRYAFQAGATVEEIHQSTNIDPWFLDNIRQIVECEDELRRLASAETV; from the coding sequence GTGCCAAAACGGGAAGATATTCAGTCGATCTTGGTTATAGGCGCGGGGCCCATCGTCATCGGCCAGGCGTGCGAGTTCGATTATTCGGGCACCCAGGCCTGTAAGGCTCTCAAGGAAGACGGTTACCGGGTGATTCTGGTCAACAGTAATCCGGCGACCATCATGACCGATATCGAGTTCGCCGACAGCACCTATATCGAGCCGATTACGCCGGAATACGTGCGCAAGATCATCGAGAAGGAAAAGCCCGACGCGCTTCTGCCCACCATGGGCGGTCAGACGGCACTCAACACCGCCGTGAGCCTCGCGGAAAGCGGTGTGCTCGAACGCAACGGCGTCGAGCTTATCGGAGCGAAGCTCCGCGCCATCAGGAAGGCCGAAAACCGCGAGTTGTTCAGCGACGCGATGAAGAGGCTCGGCCTGGAGATGGCCAAGGGATATTTCGTTCGCAACGAGAAGGAGGCAAAGGAAGCCCTCGAGGATATCGGTCTGCCTATCGTGATCCGTCCGTCCTTTACCCTTGGAGGGACAGGCGGCGGTTTCGCGGAAACGAAGGCCGATTATTACGATGCCGTCCGGAGGGGGATCGCCGAGAGTCCCATCGACGAGGTGCTTGTCGAGGAGTGCCTGGTCGGATGGAAGGAATTCGAGCTTGAGGTTATCCGCGATCTTGCCGATAACGTCATCATCGTCTGTTCGATCGAGAACGTCGATCCGATGGGCGTGCACACGGGCGACAGCATCACCGTCGCTCCTGCGCAAACCCTTTCGGACCGCCAGTACCAGGAGCTTCGCGACGCCTCAATAAAGATCATTCGCGAAATCGGCGTGGAGACCGGCGGCAGCAACATCCAGTTCGCCATCCATCCTGAAAACGGAAGGATTATCGTTATCGAAATGAATCCGCGCGTTTCCAGGAGCTCGGCGCTTGCCTCGAAAGCAACGGGTTTTCCGATCGCCAAGGTCGCCGCGAAACTCGCAGTGGGTTACACGCTCGACGAGATCCAGAACGACATCACCAAATCCACTCCGGCCTGTTTCGAACCGGTGATCGACTATTGCGTGGTGAAAGTTCCACGATGGGATTTCGAGAAATTCAAGAATGTCGATTCGCGACTCGGTGTCCAGATGAAATCCGTGGGAGAGGTCATGGCGTTCGGGAGAAACTTCCGCGAGGCTCTGCAGAAATCCCTTCGCGGACTTGAGATAGGCCGCGCAGGCCTCGGCTGCGACGGCAAGGATATCATGAACATCGTCGACATGACGCAGCAGCAGAAGAAATTCGCCAAAGAGGATATCCTCGAAAAGATCAAGATTCCCAAGGCGGACCGGATGTTTTATCTTCGCTACGCCTTTCAGGCGGGAGCGACCGTCGAGGAGATCCACCAGTCGACGAACATCGATCCATGGTTCCTCGACAACATCCGCCAGATCGTGGAGTGCGAGGACGAACTGCGCCGGCTCGCCTCGGCAGAAACCGTTTGA
- the trpC gene encoding indole-3-glycerol phosphate synthase TrpC, with the protein MSTYLTTILEYKAGEVAELKKLSPASRFHAGDFEKASARDFRSALKNDDGRIRLIAEVKKASPSRGVIVEDFRPLVIAARYRDMGASAFSVLTDRKFFQGCNDYLRRITASFDLPVLRKDFIIDESQIYESRLIGADALLLIVAALEDEKLRDYLQLAEGIGLDALVEVHDGKELETAVRAGASIIGVNNRDLRDFTVSLDTSLRLRRSFPEGIVSVAESGLKRSRDVALMQDASFDAVLIGEGLLGPELQQFTW; encoded by the coding sequence ATGAGCACCTATCTGACAACCATTCTCGAATACAAGGCCGGCGAGGTGGCTGAATTGAAAAAGCTCTCGCCGGCTTCCCGTTTTCATGCGGGGGATTTCGAGAAAGCTTCCGCCAGGGATTTCCGCTCCGCGCTGAAAAACGATGACGGGCGGATCCGCCTTATCGCCGAAGTGAAGAAGGCTTCGCCTTCAAGAGGCGTGATAGTCGAGGATTTCAGGCCTCTCGTCATCGCCGCCAGGTATCGCGACATGGGGGCTTCGGCGTTTTCCGTGCTGACCGACCGGAAATTTTTTCAGGGTTGCAACGACTACCTTCGTCGGATAACGGCTTCATTCGACCTTCCGGTTCTCCGCAAGGACTTCATCATCGACGAGTCGCAGATCTACGAGTCGAGGCTGATCGGCGCCGACGCCCTGCTCCTGATCGTGGCTGCGCTCGAAGACGAAAAACTTCGTGATTACCTCCAGCTTGCCGAAGGTATCGGACTTGACGCTCTCGTGGAGGTGCATGACGGCAAGGAGCTGGAAACGGCCGTTCGGGCCGGAGCGTCGATCATCGGCGTCAATAACCGCGATCTTCGCGATTTTACCGTTTCACTCGACACGTCGCTCAGGTTGAGGCGTTCCTTTCCCGAAGGGATCGTTTCGGTTGCCGAAAGCGGACTGAAGCGATCCCGTGACGTAGCCCTGATGCAGGACGCGTCGTTCGACGCGGTCCTGATCGGTGAAGGGCTTCTCGGTCCGGAACTGCAGCAGTTTACCTGGTAG
- a CDS encoding M67 family metallopeptidase — MQLRRRQFEIIQEHALRDLPYECCGLFAGVRTLNRDGEYENVVYEIAPCENVLYSGREHGFEISFSEFIDVEREAMSLGYEIVGSYHSHIDSAAIPSNNDIDFARPGHSMLIITIQDRQPAAVTSWCRRESGGFHQEAIRVIE, encoded by the coding sequence ATGCAGTTACGCCGCCGACAGTTCGAGATCATTCAGGAGCATGCGCTGAGGGATTTGCCCTACGAGTGTTGCGGCCTTTTTGCCGGCGTAAGGACTCTCAACAGGGACGGGGAGTACGAGAACGTGGTGTACGAAATCGCTCCCTGCGAGAACGTGCTGTACAGCGGCAGGGAGCACGGGTTCGAAATCTCCTTTTCGGAATTCATCGACGTGGAACGGGAAGCCATGAGTCTCGGCTACGAAATCGTCGGCTCCTATCATTCCCATATCGATTCGGCGGCCATTCCGTCGAACAACGATATCGACTTTGCCCGTCCGGGCCACTCGATGCTCATTATCACCATCCAGGACAGGCAACCCGCCGCGGTAACCTCCTGGTGCCGCCGCGAGTCCGGAGGATTTCACCAGGAAGCGATTCGCGTGATCGAGTAA